The Triticum aestivum cultivar Chinese Spring chromosome 6D, IWGSC CS RefSeq v2.1, whole genome shotgun sequence genomic sequence ttagcaattgccgcattttatgaaatctggcaaatggataaacaaaactacattccttaatggatttattaaagaagagttgtatatgatgcaaccaggaggttttgtcaatcctaaagtgctaacaaaatatgcaagctccagcgatccatctatggactggtgcaagcatctcggagttggaatatacactttgataagttgatcaaaggatatagtttatacagacttgcggtgaagcctgtatttacaagaaagtgagtgggagcactacagcatttctgataagtatatgtgaatgacatattgttgatcggaaataatgtagaattattctgcaaagcataaaggagtgtttgaaaggagttttttcaaagaaagacctcggtgaagctgcttacatattgagcatcaagatctatagagatagatcaagacgcttgataagttttttcaatgagtacataccttaacaagattttgaagtagttcaaaatagaacagtcaaagaaagagttcttgcctgtgttacaaggtgtgaaattgagtaagactcaaagcccgaccatggcagaagatagaaagagaatgaaagtcattccctatgccttggccataggttctataaagtatgccatgctgtgtaccagatctattgtataccctacactgatgttggcaagggagtacaatagtgatctaggagtagatcactggacagcggtcaaaattatccttagtggaataaggatatgtttctcgattatggaagtgacaaaaggttcgtcgtaaagggttacgtcgatgcaagttttgacactaaaactagatgactctaagtctcggtctagatacatattgaaagtgggagcaattagctagagtagctccgtgcagagtattgtagacatagaaatttgcaaaatacttacggatctgaatgtgacagacctgttgactaaaattatcatcaaaacatgatcacaccttagcactctttgggtgttaatcacatagcgatgtgaactagattattgactctaataaaaccctttgagtgttggtcacatagagatgtgtactatgggtgttaatcacatggtgatgtgaattattgatgttaaatcacatggcgatgtgaactagattattgactctagtgcaagtgggagactgaaggaaatatgccctagaggcaataataaagtattatatatttccttatatcatgataaatgtttattattcatgctagaattgtattaaccggaaacataatacatgtgtgaatacatagacaaacagagtgtcactagtatgcctctacttgactagcacgttaatcaaagatggttatgtttcctagccatagacatgaattgtcatttgattaacgagatcacctcattaggagaatgacgtgattgacttgacccattccgttaacttagcacccgatcctttagtatgttgctattgctttcttcatgacttatacatgttcctatgactatgagattatgcaactcccgtttaccggaggaacactttgtgtgctaccaaacgtcataacgtaaatgggtgattataaaggtgctctacaggtgtctacaaaggtacttgttgggttggcgtatttcgagattaggatttgtcactccgattgtcggagaggtatctctgggcccactcggtaatgcacatcactataagccttgcaagcattgtgactaatgagttagttgcggaatgatgtgttacggaacgagtaaagagacttgccggtaacgagattgaactaggtatcgagataccgacgatcaaatctcgggcaagtaacataccggtgacaaagggaacaacgtatgttgttatgcggtctgaccgataaagatcttcgtagaatatgtgggagccaatatgggcatccaggtcccgctattggttattgaccggagacgtgtctcggtcatgtctacatagttctcgaacccgtagggtccgcacgcttaacgttacgatgacagttttattgagttttgatgtaccgaaggagttcggagtaccggatgagatcggggatatgacgaggagtctcgaaatggtcgagacgtaaagatcgatatattggacgactatattcggacttcggaaaggttccgagtgattcgggtatttttcggagtaccgaagagttatgggaattcgtattgggccttaatgggccatacgggaaaggagagaaaggcctcagaaagtggccgcacccctccccatggtctggtctgaattggactagggaaggggggcgcacccttccttctttctccttcccccttcccttctcctactcccacaaggaaaggaggagtcctactcccggtgggagtaggactcccccctatggcgcgcctctcccctttgccggctgcctcccccttgctcctttatatacgggggcaggggggcaccccagagacacaacaattgatccttgagatctcttagccgtgtgcggtgcccccctccaccatattacacctcgataataccgttgcggagcttaggcgaagccctgcgtcgatggaacatcatcatcgtcaccacgtcgtgctgacgaaactctccctcaacactcggctggatcggagttcgagggacgccatcgagctgaacgtgtgtagaactcggaggtgccgtacgttcggtacttgatcggtcggatcgtgaagacgtatgactacatcaaccgcgttgtgataacgcttccgctgtcggtctacgagggtacgtggacaacactctcccctctcgttgctatgcatcaccatgatcttgcgtgtgcgtaggaatttttttgaaattactacgttccccaacacaaatagcttgccttcggatctgtgatagaaggtgtacccaacagtaacttttgggtatcctatgaagacgcacttttccgatttgggtttgaacttatcaggatgaaactttttcacataagcatcgcaaccccaaactttaagaaacgacagtataggtttcttgccaaaccatagttcatacggtgtcgtctcaacggattagacggtgccctatttaatgtgaatgcagctgtctctaatgcataaccccagaacgatagtggtaaatcggtaagagacatcttacatcatagattgcactatatccaataaagtaaggttatgacgttcggacacaccattatgctgtggtgttccaggtggcatgagtttgtgaaattattccacattgttttaattgaaggccaaacttgtaactcaaatattcgtctctgcgatcaaatcacagaaaaacttttattttcttgttacaatgattctccacttcactctgaaattctttgaacttttcaactgtttcagtttcattaagtagatatacccatatctgctcaaatcatctgtgaaggttagaaaataacgatacccgccgcgagcctcaacactcatcggactgcatacatcagtacgattatttccaacaagtctgttgctcgctccattgttccgaagaacggagtcttagtcatcttgcccatgaggcatggttcgcaagtatcaactgattcataatcaagtgattccaaaatcccgtcaccatggagtttcttcatgcgctttacaccaatatgacctaaacggcagtgccacaaataagttgcactatcattattaactttgcatcttttggcttcaattttatgaatatgtgtatcaacacgatcgagattaaataaaccatttattttcagtgtatgaccatcgaaggttttattcatgtaaacagaacaacaattattcccgGATTTTAAAtaaataaacgtattgcaataaacatgatcaaatcatattaatgcttaacgcaaacaccgaataacacttatttaggttcaacactaatcccaaaagtatagggagtgtgcgatgatgatcatatcaatcttgaaaccacttccaacacacatcgtcacttcacctttaactagtctctgttcattctgcaactcccgttttgagttactactcttccccgtattcccgtaactccccggtactccgaaaaatacccgaatcactcggaacctttccgatgtccgaatatagtcgtccaatatatcgatctttacgtctcgaccatttcgagactcctcgtcatgtcccagatttcatccgggactccgaactaacttcggtacatcaaaacacataaactcatattaccgatcgtcaccgaacattaagcgtgcggaccctacgggttcgagaactatgtagacatgaccgagacacgtctccggccgataaccaatagtggaacctggatgctcatattggctcccacatattctacgaagatctttatcggtcaaaccgcataacaacatacgttgttccctttgtcatcggtatgttacttgcccgagattcgatcgtcggtatctcaatacctagttcaatctcgttaccggcaagtctctttacttgttccgtaatacatcatcccgcaactaactcattagttacaatgcttgcaaggcgtatagtgatgtgcattaccgagagggcccagagatacctctctgacaatcggagtgacaaatcctaatctcgaaatacgccaactcaacaagtaccttcggagacacctgtagagcacctttataatcgcccagttacgttgtgacatttggtagcacacaaagtgttcctccggtaaacgggagttgcataatctcatagtcataggaagatgtataagtcatgaagaaagcaatagcaacatactaaatgatcaagtgctaagctaacggaatgggtcaagtcaatcacatcattctcctaatgatgtgatcccattaatcaaatgacaactcatgtctatggctaggaaactcaaccatctttgatcaacgagctagtcaagtagaggcatactagtgacactatgttttgtctatgtattcacacatgtatcaagtttccggttaatacaattctagcatgaataataaacatttatcatgatatgaggaataaataataactttattattgcctttagggcatatttcttcagccAGCTGTCATAACAGTAAAAAAATTGAACTCTCAAATTCACTGGTTCCTCAAAACTTAGGACAACCTCAACGACAACTTTCTTAACTCCTTAGTGAAGAATTCGAACTCAGGTTTTTCAAAGAATCACCTTCAACACAAGAGCTCGAAGACTTTTCCTGAAAGCAGATTTCCATATCTTCGCTCAGTAGCGTAGATAGGTTTGATTGATCACACTCAAAGACTTTCTGTCTTGCTTCACTTTCACCCCCCCTTAACAGTAAGGTTTTTCTACAACTAAAAAAAACTACAAACTTCAATTCTTTAGAGGGCACTATGAATTGTTAAATGTTATCACAACATTTTTAGGGGTCAGAATCCACTATTGGGTCATAACCCACTATTTTAACCAAATCATCGGGGACTTCATCTGTGTGTACTCACGAACACATTAATCCCTTAACAATTTTGTCGTTAATCATCAAAAacccactagatgcacttacactttaaGCTTTTCTGCGGAGATCAAATCATTGAGATCAACTTTTTTACTCCTTTTGGGGTGATCTCTTCTCACTTCCTCTGTTTTGACTCGGTAGCATCCATCTAATGTGAATCTTCAACCCGCGTTCAAATACTCCAGCTATCTAGCCTAGCAAATCAAGTTCTCCTGATGCTGAAATTGCAATGACATAGCTCTATGCTATTTTCTCGAATTGCCTACTTCATAATTTGTCCATGAAAAGCATATCATTGTGTTCATATGCGAAAGTGTTTAATatatactccctctatcccataatGTGAGACGGATGGAGTATTTTAAGTTTTGCTAGagctcatctagatgagatataattttgtctcattcatcttttatagccattggatgtgatgctataagatgcgtgcgTGCTGATGTAGGTTGTATCTGTTCTTGTTTTtcagatgaatgagaccaaattatatctcatctagatgagtcctACGTACTCCCTATTTTATGGACGCGGATTTGGTGAATATGGGTGCGCGCGCACCCTTTataaatagtaaattcaaaaaatgctagaaaaaaatcaaaaaaaaatctgaatttattTTTTAAATATACATAATCAACCGGTATACTCGCATATGAAGTTTCACGAAGAAATCATATCCGTGGTAATCTGGGCAAAAATGATAAAATCGAAACTAATCGAAGCTATATTAAAAACACTGTTTACTGAATAGTATGATCGCATTCGTATTTTCTTCACTAAGAATACCATGGGTGTTAATACATCATGAAACTTCACACGTGAGTAGAATGATCGACTAAGATTCATACCgcgaaatttcagaatttttttattttttctagtatcTTTTTATGAATTTACTATTCACATGGGTGCGCGCGCACCATGTTCACTTTTGTATTTTTGCTATTTTATTACATATTATACATATCCAACGAGTTAAATTGATGATCCAGAAGTACGGGGATGCCTTATGCACCGGTAGTTACTTTCGTTCGTGTTACACCCCGACCGAGAGTTTCGAGCTGTCATTTGCTCGAAGCAAACAAGTCGACCTTCGCGAGCCAAAAGAAGTATCCGATGAGTTTCCCAGATTGTCTTCTTCCCGGACGAAAGATAGCTCTCATCCCCTTCCCTGTGTGTCATCACTTCTGCTTCCAGAAGGAGCTGAGACGTGGCAACCCGGACGCGCCCAGCGCCTGCACACGTCCGGCCTCTCTTCATGGGCTAGTCACCAGTCACCGCCACCCGCCCCACCGCGAGCACACGTATCGCCCTACCGTGGCACTTGATCCATCAGACCCGTCCGGCGATCCCTATCCCTTCGCCACAAACGGCTTTATAAATAGTGCCTCGTGCTGCACCTGCTTACACAACAAAGTGTACGGACCAAGAGAAGTGAACAGCAGCACTAGATTTTGATTCCCCGTGTGACAAGTTCAGCGCAGCGCGAGATGGAGTACCAGGGACAGCAGCAGCACGGCCGCGTCGACGAGTACGGCAACCCGGTGGCCCGACATGGCGTCGGCACCGGCATGGGGACgcacggcggcgtcggcacaggaGCGGCCGCCGGTGGGCATTTCCAGCCCATGAGGGACGAGCACCAGACTGGCCGTGGGATCCTGCACCGCTCCGgcagctccagctccagctcgGTGCGTATATACACTACTTCTTGCTGATACTACTTGCATACATGGTTTGTGTTGTGTATACTGATTTTTCTCGTTGGTCGTGATAGTCTGAGGACGATGGCatgggcgggaggaggaagaagggcatcaaggagaagatcaaggagaagctCCCTGGTGGCCACGGTGACCAGCAGCACACCGGTGGCACCTACGGACAGCAGGGTACTGGCATGGCCGGCACCGGCGGCACCTACGGGCAGCAGGGTCACACTGGGATGGCCGGCACCGGTGGCACCTACGGACAGCAAGGCCACACTGGGATGGCCGGCACCGGCGGCGCCTACGGGCAGCAGGGTCACACTGGGATGACCGGCACCGGCGGCACCTACGGACAGCAGGGCCACACTGGGATGGCCGGCACCGGAGCACATGGCACCACGGCCACCGGCGGCACCTACGGGCAGCAGGGCCACACCGGGATGACAGGCACAGGGGCGCACGGCACTGGCGGCGCGTACGGGCAACACGGCACGGACACCGGCGAGAAGAAGGGCATCATGGACAAGATCAAGGAGAAGCTCCCTGGCCAGCACTGAGCGCTGAGCAGAGCCCGCGGTC encodes the following:
- the LOC123145843 gene encoding dehydrin DHN4, encoding MEYQGQQQHGRVDEYGNPVARHGVGTGMGTHGGVGTGAAAGGHFQPMRDEHQTGRGILHRSGSSSSSSSEDDGMGGRRKKGIKEKIKEKLPGGHGDQQHTGGTYGQQGTGMAGTGGTYGQQGHTGMAGTGGTYGQQGHTGMAGTGGAYGQQGHTGMTGTGGTYGQQGHTGMAGTGAHGTTATGGTYGQQGHTGMTGTGAHGTGGAYGQHGTDTGEKKGIMDKIKEKLPGQH